A window of the Linepithema humile isolate Giens D197 chromosome 4, Lhum_UNIL_v1.0, whole genome shotgun sequence genome harbors these coding sequences:
- the LOC136999395 gene encoding histone H3.v1-like, which yields MVVEGVVRSERQNYVEERATQRRGVRRRRDDTSPEAGPSSRARIILTPELVDLVSNESTSQSAPREVSSFDEEEIFSPLYNNDRQQSVILPEADDEEEEQEEEQEEEEEEEEQEDEEEEQEEEEQEEELQDRNYGEDEQSHDGWGMGDRGKKDCKFLQLLLCSNFIF from the exons ATGGTGGTGGAGGGTGTGGTGCGTAGCGAGCGTCAAAATTATGTCGAAGAGCGAGCTACTCAACGCCGCGGGGTAAGACGACGACGAGACGATACCTCGCCTGAGGCTGGACCTTCGT ctCGCGCGCGAATTATTCTTACGCCGGAGCTTGTCGATCTTGTGAGCAACGAATCGACGAGTCAGTCGGCTCCTCGCGAAGTGAGCTCGTTCGATGAGGAGGAAATATTCAGTCCTTTGTACa ataacgaCCGTCAACAGAGTGTAATATTACCCGAGGCTGACGACGAAGAGGAAGAGCAGGAGGAAGagcaggaggaggaggaggaagaggaagagcaggaagacgaagaagaagagcaggaggaggaagagcaggaagagGAATTACAGGACAGGAATTATGGAGAGGATGAACAAAGCCACGACGGATGGGGAATGGGTGACAGAGGTAAGaaagattgcaaatttttacagttgcttttatgctcgaattttattttttaa